The following are encoded in a window of Schistocerca nitens isolate TAMUIC-IGC-003100 chromosome 9, iqSchNite1.1, whole genome shotgun sequence genomic DNA:
- the LOC126203716 gene encoding uncharacterized protein LOC126203716: MRDDVEFNEMFCELIETYPQLYDYTRPDYSNRSVQDKAWRKIAATLNETVINCKERWKNIRGRYSKYRKIVRSPDSGAKQVAEYYLASRLQFLDKFLKTRPPKGNLVLENTKVEEVDDSVSGEAEHRDLLREDSCSSSSEPSPPLRQGISHVSPTPPAVAKCEDNRKRKAGTDMQDANESAFKYYVETQNLLEHKLAKVGELDADMAFLQSLLPDMKAMTAQQKRKFKIGVLKLCDELLEQHPQVPQPPLPSHK; encoded by the exons ATGCGGGACGATGTTGAGTttaatgaaatgttttgtgaactaATAGAAACATATCCTCAACTGTACGATTACACTCGACCAGATTATAGCAATCGCAGTGTACAAGATAAGGCGTGGCGGAAGATTGCTGCAACACTAAACGAAACAG TGATCAACTGTAAGGAGAGATGGAAAAATATAAGGGGACGATACAGCAAGTATAGAAAAATAGTTCGCTCACCTGATTCTGGAGCTAAACAAGTCGCAGAATACTACCTAGCATCACGCCTTCAATTCTTggacaaatttttaaaaacaagaccTCCGAAGGGCAACCTTGTCCTCGAAAACACTAAAGTTGAAGAAGTAGACGACAGTGTTTCAGGTGAAGCAGAGCATCGTGACCTATTGCGCGAAGACTCCTGTTCTTCCTCATCGGAACCATCTCCTCCTCTACGACAAGGTATATCACATGTGTCGCCTACACCACCTGCAGTTGCTAAATGCGAAGATAACAGGAAGAGAAAAGCAGGCACTGACATGCAAGATGCGAATGAAAGTGCTTTTAAGTATTACGTGGAAACGCAAAATTTGCTAGAACATAAGCTGGCGAAAGTAGGTGAACTTGACGCAGACATGGCTTTTCTCCAAAGTTTGCTTCCGGATATGAAGGCAATGACAGCTCAGCAAAAACGGAAGTTCAAAATTGGTGTTTTAAAGTTGTGTGACGAGCTCCTGGAGCAGCATCCTCAGGTCCCTCAACCTCCTTTACCCTCACACAAGTGA